Part of the Chthonomonadales bacterium genome, TAGATGGCCTCTTCGGGGATGTTCGTGTAGTAGACGAGCACATACTGGCAGAACCAGATGTATGCCCACAGGCTGGCGGTCGCACACACGAGTCGCGCTAGCTCATAGACGTGGTCGCGCGTGACTCCGGGGAGCAGACCGTGCTGGCTAAGTCGGATCACCAGGACGGCCATCGCCGCTGCGCTGACCGTCAGCATCCCGGCGAACGTGTACAAGGGGAACATCGTGCTCGTCCACAGGGGCGTCAGCGACATGATCCAGGCGAAGCTCGCAAGGATGAACGTGATCCCGAACAGCACCAGGAACGCGCCGGCAACTCGCCCGCTTCGTCCCGCGTGTGCCGCGTCGCCCTGGGAATCCGGCCGCCTCGACAGCCCGCGCACAACGAGTGAGCCGCCAATCCAGACCACGAAGGTCAGGACCGAGAGCGTCAGATACATCGTCGGATTGAGGAAAGCGCGCTTGTGCTCCAGATGGGGGTCGACGGCGACCCCGGACTGGCGCAGCCAGGGGTACAGGTAGGAGCCTCCCGCAAGGAAGGTCGCGATCAGGATCAGGGCGCCGATCGGCAGGTATGCGCTCATCGCCTCCGGGATGCGCCGGAACCGGACCGCCCAGCCGCTACCGAAGACCCGGTTCAGGGCCACGAACACGGTTCCCCCGATCGAGATGGCCAGGAAGTAGTAGTTCCCGATCATCAGGCTGCCCCAGGCGCGTTGCGGGGCGACGATCAGCCCCACGACGAAAGCCACGAGCCCGACCGCCCCCAGGGCCAGCGCCGCCCGCCCGATGTGAGCGTAGTACTGTTCACGATCTGCCACTATCGTCCCCCATGCCGCCCTCCTGATGAGGGGGCTCGCGCTCGCAGGCGCTCAGATGCCCGGACTACTTGCTCTGCAACTCCCGGATGTAACGCACCACCGCCCAGCGCTCATCCCATGTCGTCTGCGAGGCGTAGCTGCCCATCTTCCGCCACCCAAGCGTGATGGTGTGGAACATCTCCCCATCGCGCAGGCTCTTCGCCTGCTTGGAGTGAAAACTGGGCGGGTTGGGGAACTTGGGGATGAGCGGGCCGTCGCCGTTGCCGGTCGCGCCATGGCAGGGCGCGCAGAACGTCTCGAACACGCGCTTCCCTTGCTGCCGAGTCTGGGCCGTGTTCGGCAGCGGGCTGCTCAGTTCCCTGCCGGCGCGTACACGGTCCGCATCGGTCGCGGCGTACCGGAAGGCGTGCCCGTCGCGTGCCAGCGTGCCCTCCACCGGGGGTTGCAGGGTCATCACGTGCGGCAGGACCGGGTTGGCGCTCTGCGTACGGTACGCAGGGGAGTAAGCCATCTGGGTTGGCAGGATGTAGTTGGGTTGGGTCATGTCTCGCCGCGCTCCCAGCAGGCCGCCGAGCACCACCACGGGCAGCAGGATCACCGCGCCCCACGCCAGACGCCGCATCATGCGAGATCGTCCCCTTCATGTACCTCAACGGCTCCGTGTGTACGGAGCATTTGCTTCATCTCCTCCAGATCCATGGAGGCGTCCACCTCCAGGAGGGCCAGGGCAAATCGGTCGTCCGTCACTCGGCGCAGGCGGGGCTTTCGGTTCCCCGGCCACATCCGCGTGCGCGCGAAGAGGGCGATCACACCGATGATCCCCGCGAACAGGACCGTCAACTCGAACGTCACCGGCAGGAACACCGGCCAGGCGTTGAAGGGCTGGCCTCCCACGCGGAGGGGCCAGTCGACCGAAGAGGTCCACGCTTGCAACGTCAGGCCCAGCACGAGGCCGGCGGCGCCCGCCCACGCCCCGATCCAGGCGAGCCGGGAGGCGCCCAGGCCCATCGCCTCGGGCAGGCCGTGCACCGGATAGGGCGCGAAGGCGTCTAGCACGTCGTACCCTCGCCTGCTTGCCTCCTCGGTGGCGCGCAGCAGTTCGTGCTCGTCGGGGAAGTAACCGATGCAGTAGCGCTCCGTTCCGAACAGGCGTCGCGAACGGCGGCTGCGACGGTGGGTGCCCCGAGGGCCGACCGGCCGACGCAATTCGCCGGCGCCGTCACCATGCGACGAAGCGACCGCCGAGGGCCCATGTCCGCCGTCCTGTGAGGCGTCGCCGGTCCTCTGGCCGACCACGGCGTGGGTGAGCCGCGCGAGCGCCTCGTTGGGACGATCGTGCCCCAGCACCCCCTTGATCTCCGCGATGGCGACGATCGGAAGGGCGCGCGTGAACAACAGGAAGAGCGCGAAGAAGAGGCCGAACATGCCGACCAGGATCATCACCTCGTTGGAGGTCGGCAGGTAGTTCGTCCAGGCGCTGGGCAGGAAGTCATGGTGCAGCGAGGTGACGATGATCACGAATCGCTCGAACCACATGCCCGTGGTGATCACGACACACACGATCCCCATCAGGAGCGGCGAGCGGCGGACCCGTGAGAACCAGAGGGCCTGCGGAATCACCACGTTGCACGAGATCATGGTCCAGTAGGCCCACGCGTAGTAGCCGAACGCCCGGTTCATGAACGTGGCCAACTCGTACTGATTACCGCTATACCACGCGCAGAAGAACTCGATGCCGTAGGAGGCGCCCATCACGACGCTTGCCAGGAGCATGATCTTGCACATCCAGTTGAGGTGCAAGGGAGTGATGTAGGCTTCCAGCTTCATCACTCGGCGGGTGATCAGCAGCAGCGCCAGCACCATGGCAAAGCCGGAGAAGATCGCGCCAACGACGAAGTAGGGTGGAAAGATGGTGGCATGCCAGCCCGGTACAACGGCCGTGGCGAAATCCATGCTCACGATGCTGTGTACCGACACGACCAGCGGTGTCGCCAGGATGGCCAGCAGCGCGTAGATCGCTTCATACCGGTGCCATACGCGAGCGGACCCGTTCCAACCGTTGGACAGAATGCCGAAGATCCTCTTTGGCACCGGGTGCCTGGATCGGTCGCGCAGGGTGGCCAGGTCGGGAATCATCCCGATGTACCAGAATACCAGGGAGATGGTGAAGTACGTCGAGATGGCGAAGAAATCCCACAGTAGCGGGCTGCGGAAGTTCACCCAGAGGGAGCCCCGGTTATTCGGGTACGGAAGAATCCAGTAGAAGTACCACGGCCTCCCCAGGTGGATCAGGGGGAACGTGGCCGCGCACATCACGGCGAAGATGGTCATCGCCTCGGCCGCGCGGTTGATGGACGTGCGCCACCTCTGCCGGAACAGGAAGAGCACCGCCGAGATCAGGGTGCCCGCGTGTCCGATCCCGATCCAGAAGACGAAGTTGGTGATGCCGAAGCCCCAGCCGACGGTGCGATTCAGGCCCCAGGCGCCGATGCCGTTGATCATCTCGTAGGCGATGGCCGCGGCGCCGACGGCGAAAGCGCCAACCGACGCGAGGAACGCCACCCACCAGACAGGGCCGGGCCGGTTTCCCACCAGGCCGGCGATGTCCGCGGTGACCTGTCCGTGCGTCTTGTCGCCATCGACCAGCGAGGGCGCGCCGTGGTGCTGGCTAGTTGCGGCGCCAGGCGGCAAGTCCGATACCGTGCTGCTCACGCCTCGTCCTCCGTATTGCGCACTTTGGCCATATAGCACACCGCCGGCCGGCGGTTCAGTTCTTCGAGCAGACGGAAACTGCGCTCCGTCGCCCCTTGCCGCGAGACCCGGCTATTGGGGTCCTTCAGGTTGCCGAACACGATCGCGTCGGCCGGGCAGCTCTGCTCACAGGCGGTCTTGACCTCACCATCCCGCACCAGACGGCCCTCCGTGCGCGCCTTGATCCGCGCGGCCTGGATGCGCTGGATGCACAGGCTGCACTTCTCCATGACGCCACGGCTGCGCACGGTGACATCGGGGTTCAATGCCAGGCTGCGCGTCGGATCGTTCTTGATGTTGTTGAACCAGTTGAAGCGGCGCACCTTGTAGGGGCAGTTGTTCGCGCAGTAGCGCGTGCCGACGCAGCGGTTGTACACCTGGACGTTGAGCCCCTGGTTATCGTGTTCGGTCGCCAGTACGGGGCACACCGTCTCGCACGAGGCGTTGTCGCAATGCTGGCACATCAGGGGCTCGTAGAGAACCCCGGGGTCATCGTTGCCGCCCGTGTAGTAACGGTCGATGCGCATCCAGTGCATCTCCCGCTGGCGAGCAACCTCCTTGGGGCCCACGACCGGCACGTTGTTCTCGATGTCGCACGCCGTCACGCACGCGGAGCAGCCGACGCACCGTGTCAGGTCGATGGCCATGCTCCACTGGTATTCCGGGTACTCGTGGCGGTCCCAGAGATCGGCTCGCTTCTCCTCTTCGCTGAAGGACTCCGGGTGCAGACCCTTGCGGAACTCGGCGTAGGTTGCCTGTCTCACGAGCGGCCGCTCGTCCATCGTATCGTGAATCTGGGTGCGGGCAAAGGGGTGCACCCGCCCGTCCGGCCCGTCGGTCGCCGCGATCTCGATGGCGATGCCTCGGCGGCTGCGCCGCGGCCCTTGCATCGCGACCAGCGGGTATGCGTTCACCCCGACCCCGCTGCCAACCGGGCCGGCCTGCTTGCGGCCGTAGCCGAGCGCGATGGAGACCGTTCGAGGGTGCTGCCCGGGCTGTATGTGCGCGGGGAGCACCACCGACGGCGCCCGGGCGGAGCCCGCGGAGCCTCTGACCGTGACCCACTGCCCGTCCTCGATGCCCTTCTCGCGGGCGAGCGCGGGCGAGATGGCAGCGTAGTTGTCCCAGGTGATCTTGGTCAGCGGGTCCGGCAACTCCTGGAGCCAGGGGTTGTTGGCGTCGGACCCGTCGCGCAGCGCGACAGGCTCGTACACCTCTAACTCGAGTCCGCTCGCGGCCATCGGGCGGCCAGCGATCTCGCGCAGCGCGGCCGCCGCCTCCGCGCGAAGCCGGGGCGCGGGCGGGGGCGGCGACGCGGCGAGCTCCAGGTAGCCGCGCTGGAGCATACCGTCCCAGAACGCGTCGAAGGTCGCGAACTCGCGCTGGCGCGGGAACAGTCTGGTCTGCCAGTGCCTGCGCAGGTAGCTGTGGAACCTCTCGCCCTTGCCCTGCCACTTCAGGAGGTTGTCCTCAAAGGCACGCGTCCGGTAGAGCGGGCGGATCGTGGGCTGGAACAGGCTGTAGCTGCCTGCGTGCGGTTCGGCGTCTCCCCACGCCTCCATGGAGTGGTGTGATGGGCAGTGCCACGTGGCCGCGCGCGCCGTCTCGTCGGGCACCGTGGCCATGGAGACCGCACACGCCACCTTGCCGAGCGCCTCTGCGAACTCCCCGGCGCGGGCGAAGGTGTACGCGGGGTTGCAAGCATGGACGATCAGCACCCCAACCTCGCCGCGCCGCATCTCGTCCACCAGGAGCGACATCTCGGCGTCGCTCCCCTGCTTCTGCAGCGACGGCCGGGCCAGGTCGACCGTTCGCCCGGTGTTCCCCAGCGCCTCGTTCAGCGCCAGCACCGCAACCTGAACGGAGACGTCGTCCGAGTCGCTCACCACCAGGCTGCGCCCACGGGCCGCGCGCAGCGCCGCCGCCATCGTCTCGACCCGCCTCGCCGCCTCGGGGGAGAGGCTGGGCGTCGCCGCGGCCGCCAACGCGCCCGTGGCCGGCCCGGCATGGCCGCCCTCGCGGCCGATCGCTGCGGCTACTGCCGCCACATAGGCTCCCTGCTCCGAGGGGGCGACCCCGTAGCGGATGTCCGCGTTACTGCCGGTGAGCGACATGCGGGACTCGACGTGGTAGTGTCGCGACATCGCGGAGTCTGGGTGAGCGAGGTTCCTGCCAGCCGAGTACTGCTTGGCGAACTCCACGGGCGACAACCATGTGCCGAGGAAGTCCGCCCCGAAGCTGACGATGACCTCGGCGCGATCGAAACGGTACCCGGGCACGAGCGGCTGCCCGTAGACACGGCGGTGCGCCTCGCGCATCGCGTCGTAGGAGATGGCGTCGTGGACCACGTGCCTGCCATGCGGAAAGCCGGCAAGGAACTCCGAGATCAGTGCCCGGGTGGAGGGGCCGCTGACGCTGCTGGTGAGCACGACCACCTTGCGCTGCTGCCGGCGCGCGTCGGCCAGGTGCTGGCCGATCTCGCTGTCCACACGCTCCCAGGTGACGCTGGCGCCGCTTTCGGTCGGGCCCCTCTGCCGATAGGGGTCGTAGAGGCCCACGATCGAGCCCTGGCCGGCCGCGCATAGCCCGCCCTTCGACATCGCGTGGTCAGGATTGCCCTCCAGCTTGATCGGGCGCCCGTCCATCACCTTGGCCAACGCGCCGCAACTGGCGCTGCAGCCGTGGCACGTGGTGGCATACCATCTGGCCACGCCCGGGGTGGCCTCGGGCGGCTGGTGCAGGTAGGGGATGATCTTCTTCCGCGGGGCGCGGCAGCCAGACAACGTGCCGGCAGCGATGGTAAGCCCCATCAGCGTCAGGAACGAACGACGGTCTACCGCTGGCAGACCCGCCTGGGCCGCCCCACCGTCGGGTACATCGCTCGACTCGCTCGCCGGCACTTCCCCCAGAGCCCGTGGGCCCCTCTCGTCTTGCCTCTCGGCCATCAACTTCTCCCGTGCGCGCTCAGCATCTCAATAGTGGCAGGTTGAGCATTCGACCGATGCGTCGACCTTACCCATACCCGGCGGCGGGTGTTTGGTGTACTGCCGGTGGCAGCCCACGCACCAGCCCATGCTCAGGTGTCTTGCCTGCTCAACTCGCGCCATATCCTGCACGGGGCCGTGGCACGTCTGACACGCAACCCCCTTGGTCACGTGCGCGCTGTGGTTGAAGCGCACGAAGTCAGGCATGCGGTACACACGCTCCCACTCGATCGGCTTGTCGCTCTTGATGGCCGCCGTGATCTTCTTGACCTCAGGCGAGTCTTTGAGCACCTGCGAGTGGCAGTTCATGCACACGTTCGCGGGCGGTACCCCGGCCACGGCGCTCCGCCGCGCGTCAGAGTGGCAATACTCGCATGGGATCGCGTTATCCTTGGCGTGTATCTTGTGCGAGAAATCGATCGGCTGAACCGGGGCGTGGCCTGTCTGGTCACCGATCCAGGCGTACTGCGTGGGGTCAAAGAGCAGTGCGCCGCCCAGCAGCGTGACCACCACCGACACCACGACGGCCGACTGCAGATTCACCGTCTAGTCCTCCTTGCCGGGGCCAGCCGACACCGTGGTGACCGGGAGGTTCCTGCGCCGCGGATCGCGGTTCCAGATGACCACCTGCGGTGGCCGCCGCAGATACTGGAGGGGCGGCACCAGCAGGTGCACCAGCCGCGAGAACGGCAGCAGGGCGAAGAAGATGAAGGCGCCCAGAATGTGCGCCTTCACGGCGAGCGGCAGCACGGCGACCGTCGCGATGTCTGGCTGGAACGCGAGCAGCGATCGAAGGTAGGGGACCAGGACGATCGCATACCAGTTGGAGCCCCATCGCAGCGAGGTCGCGATGTAGACCCCGAGCCCGGTCTGGGCGAGTAGCACCACCAGGATGACGATATCCATCGTCGTCGTGACGGCGCGCACGCGCGAGTTGCGCAGGCGCCGCACGCATAGGTTAGCGATGCCGATCAGCGCCAGCAGGCCCCCGACCAGCGCGCTGATCTCCAGGATGAAGAGGCGCACCGGTACGCTGTTGAAAGCCAGCAGCTCGCGCGGGAAGAGGAACGCCACGAGGTGGCCCGTCAGCACCCAGAGAATGCCGTAGTGCCAGGGGACGGAGCCCGCGAACAACTGGTTCCCCTCAAGAAACTGCGACGACAGGCTCGAGTAGCTGAAGCGCCGCTGCACGTACCGGCGAATCGACTCGAACACCATAATGAACACGGCGACGTAAGGGAACAACTGGAAAAGCACGACATCGAGGTTCATCCGGAGCATCTCCATCGCAGGGCCGCGCGTATCCGGGGTGGGACCGCCGCCGTCGTAGCGGGCAACGCCCTACCGGCCGCCCGCGGCGCAAACATCAGCAGGCTCTGCCATCTCCGCGAGATCGCTCTGGAGCACCAGCGCGACCGCCTGCAAGACCTCGCGGTAGGGGTTCGCGCCCCCCTCCACATTGCCGTGCGCATCGCGGGCAGGGGCCAGCGCGTTGTCCATCCTGCGGATCGTCGGCAGCACGCACTCCCGCACCATGTCGGTGCAGATCTCTGTACCGTAGATGCGCGCCAGCCAGCGCAAGATCACCGGCAGGTGATCGGGCAGCTCAATCTCGGGCGCCATGCCCGCAGCCTCCTGGCTCTCGCGCAGGTGGGCGAGGAACACGCCGCGCTGGAAGTCCTCGCCGAACAGGTAGTAGCCCACGTCGAGAGAGCAGGAGGGGTTCAGGTCGAACGTCCGTGTGTAGAGCTCCTGCACCGCCCACAGCGGAGTGGCCTCGAAATAGCCGGCCCATTCCTCCAGCAGCCGCGCGACCTCCGCGGTCTGGCCGACCGACTCGGCGAGGCATGCACGGAGCTTTGCGCCGGTCGACTCGTCCGGGTAATCGAGCAGCGCGGCCAGTTGCTCATACCCAACGCCCATTGTGGCCATGCTACAGCCCCCTCCTCGGTCCCTGAAGACTGCCGAAGCCGGCCTCTCCCTTGGCGCTGAGGACATCCTCTCGGAGCATCTGCTCGGCCTCCTCGCGATGGCTTGGCGGGATCACGTAGCGCTCGTTCTGCGTCGGCAGGCTCGTCAGCCGGTAGATGGCCTCCAGCTGCTCCATGTCCGCTTCCACCTCGGTGGCCATCGCCTCGACCGTGGCGGGGTCCACGTCGCCCGCCGTCCTCATGCGCCGGTACGTGCGCACCGCCAGCTGCTTCTTCAGGGCGTAGCGCACCTTGCCGCCGTTCCCCGCCGTGAAGAGCGAGGCCAGATAGTCGACGGGCAGGCGTAGCTCCTCCACGGAGCCGAACAGGCCCGCCTTGGACGAGTCGTAGGTGCCGTTCTCCACCGAGGCCATCACCGGCATGAGCGGCGGCACGTAGAACAGCATCGGCATGGTGCGAAACTCGGGGTGGAGCGGAAGGGCGATCTTCCAGAGCTTCACGTAGCGGTAGACCGGCGAGGCCTGGCAGGCCTCGATGCTGTCCGCATTGAGGCCATTGGCGCGCGCCCCGGCGATGACCGCCGGATCGAAGGGGTCCAGGATGATCCCGCGCTGGGAGTCCACCAGGTGCTCGTCGTCCACCGCCGCCGCCTCCGCAATGCGGTCGGCGTCATAGAGAAGGCCGCCCAGGTAGCGGATCCGGCCGACGCAGGAGTGGAAGCACGCGGGAGCCTGCCCGGTCTCCAGGCGCGGGAAGCACAGGATGCACTTCTCCGATTTGCCCGTCGACCAGTTGTAGTAGGTCTTCTTGTAGGGGCAAGCCGTCACGCAGAAGCGCCAGCCGCGGCACACATCCTGGTTGATCAGTACGATCCCGTCCTCGCCGCGCTTGTAGATGGCCCCGGAAGGGCATGCCGCCACACAACTGGGGTTCAGGCAGTGGTTGCAGATGCGTGGCAGGTAGAAGAAGGTCATCCGCTGGAGCTGGAAGAGCGCCTCCCTCTCGGCGGCGTCGACCTTGTCGAGGTTCGGGTCGTTCTCGGCATAGACGGGTGAGCCGCCGAGGTCGTCGTCCCAGTTGGGGCCGGCCTGAATGTCGATGGGCTTGCCGGTGATCATCGAGACCGGGCGCGCGGTCGGCTGGTCCGCGCCCTCCGGCGAGTCGAACAGATCCTGGTAGCGGTAGGTGAACGGCTCGTAGTAGTCATCGATGGAGGGGAGGTTGGGCTGGTGGAAGATGTTCGCGAAGGTGCCGCCCTTCGTGGATCCACGCAGGCGCAGCTTGCCGCTCGCGTCGCGCACCCAGCCGCCCTGGTACTTCTCCTGGTCCTCCCACTTCGTGGGATAGCCGGTCCCAGGCTTGGTCTCCACGTTGTTCCACCACATGTACTCGGCGCCCTTGCGGTCGGTCCACACGTTCTTGCAGGCGATCGAGCACGTGTGGCAGCCGATGCACTTGTCCAGATGGAACACCATCGCTATCTGAAGCCGAACGTTCATCAGTATGCCCTCGCAGGATAACGCGATGCGGCGATCGCGCGGCGAACGAGAGAGCGCCGCGTTCGAGTACCGCTCGCCGTGCGGCGGTGGGTCACCACTTCACGCTGTCCAGCCTGCGGACCAGGACGAACGTGTCGCGGTTCACTCCGGTCGGTCCCCAGTAGTTGAAGTGGTAGGTGAACTGCCCGTAGCCCCCCATCATCAGCACGGGCTTCAGTCGGATGCGCGTGAGGCTGTTGTGCCCGCCGGCGCGTCGGTTCTTCCGTGACGGCGACTTGGGCACGCCGATCGTCCGCTCGGGGGCGTGGTAGACGATGCACACGCCGGGCGGGATACGCGCGCTGACGCAGGCGCGCGTCACCATTACGCCGTTGTCGTTGTGCACCTCCACCCAGTCATTGTCCGTGATGCCGAGCTCGGCTGCATCGCGATCGTTCATCCAGCATGGCTCGGTTCCGCGAGACAGCGTGAGCATCCGATGGTTGTCGTAGTAGGTCGTGTGGATGTGCCACTTGCCGTGCGGGGTCAGGTAGTTTAGCATCTTCGCCTCGCCCGCTTTGAGGCTCTCCGTCAGGTCGCCGTAGGCGAGCGGGGTGGGCGACGGCTTGTAGGTCGGCAGGTTCTCACCGAACGCCAGGTAGCCCTCGTGGTCGAGGTAGAAGTGCTGCCTGCCCGTCAGCGTGCGCCACGGGATCAGTCGCTCCACGTTCACGGTGAACGCCGAGTAGGTGCGGCCGTTCTCGACCAGGCCCGACCAGCATGGGCTGGTGAGCACGCGGCGCGGCTGCGCCTGCAGCTCGGCGAACGTCGTGCGCACGGA contains:
- the narH gene encoding nitrate reductase subunit beta, with amino-acid sequence MNVRLQIAMVFHLDKCIGCHTCSIACKNVWTDRKGAEYMWWNNVETKPGTGYPTKWEDQEKYQGGWVRDASGKLRLRGSTKGGTFANIFHQPNLPSIDDYYEPFTYRYQDLFDSPEGADQPTARPVSMITGKPIDIQAGPNWDDDLGGSPVYAENDPNLDKVDAAEREALFQLQRMTFFYLPRICNHCLNPSCVAACPSGAIYKRGEDGIVLINQDVCRGWRFCVTACPYKKTYYNWSTGKSEKCILCFPRLETGQAPACFHSCVGRIRYLGGLLYDADRIAEAAAVDDEHLVDSQRGIILDPFDPAVIAGARANGLNADSIEACQASPVYRYVKLWKIALPLHPEFRTMPMLFYVPPLMPVMASVENGTYDSSKAGLFGSVEELRLPVDYLASLFTAGNGGKVRYALKKQLAVRTYRRMRTAGDVDPATVEAMATEVEADMEQLEAIYRLTSLPTQNERYVIPPSHREEAEQMLREDVLSAKGEAGFGSLQGPRRGL
- a CDS encoding c-type cytochrome — its product is MMRRLAWGAVILLPVVVLGGLLGARRDMTQPNYILPTQMAYSPAYRTQSANPVLPHVMTLQPPVEGTLARDGHAFRYAATDADRVRAGRELSSPLPNTAQTRQQGKRVFETFCAPCHGATGNGDGPLIPKFPNPPSFHSKQAKSLRDGEMFHTITLGWRKMGSYASQTTWDERWAVVRYIRELQSK
- the narI gene encoding respiratory nitrate reductase subunit gamma — encoded protein: MNLDVVLFQLFPYVAVFIMVFESIRRYVQRRFSYSSLSSQFLEGNQLFAGSVPWHYGILWVLTGHLVAFLFPRELLAFNSVPVRLFILEISALVGGLLALIGIANLCVRRLRNSRVRAVTTTMDIVILVVLLAQTGLGVYIATSLRWGSNWYAIVLVPYLRSLLAFQPDIATVAVLPLAVKAHILGAFIFFALLPFSRLVHLLVPPLQYLRRPPQVVIWNRDPRRRNLPVTTVSAGPGKED
- the narJ gene encoding nitrate reductase molybdenum cofactor assembly chaperone, with the translated sequence MATMGVGYEQLAALLDYPDESTGAKLRACLAESVGQTAEVARLLEEWAGYFEATPLWAVQELYTRTFDLNPSCSLDVGYYLFGEDFQRGVFLAHLRESQEAAGMAPEIELPDHLPVILRWLARIYGTEICTDMVRECVLPTIRRMDNALAPARDAHGNVEGGANPYREVLQAVALVLQSDLAEMAEPADVCAAGGR
- a CDS encoding cytochrome c3 family protein, which encodes MNLQSAVVVSVVVTLLGGALLFDPTQYAWIGDQTGHAPVQPIDFSHKIHAKDNAIPCEYCHSDARRSAVAGVPPANVCMNCHSQVLKDSPEVKKITAAIKSDKPIEWERVYRMPDFVRFNHSAHVTKGVACQTCHGPVQDMARVEQARHLSMGWCVGCHRQYTKHPPPGMGKVDASVECSTCHY
- a CDS encoding 4Fe-4S dicluster domain-containing protein — its product is MAERQDERGPRALGEVPASESSDVPDGGAAQAGLPAVDRRSFLTLMGLTIAAGTLSGCRAPRKKIIPYLHQPPEATPGVARWYATTCHGCSASCGALAKVMDGRPIKLEGNPDHAMSKGGLCAAGQGSIVGLYDPYRQRGPTESGASVTWERVDSEIGQHLADARRQQRKVVVLTSSVSGPSTRALISEFLAGFPHGRHVVHDAISYDAMREAHRRVYGQPLVPGYRFDRAEVIVSFGADFLGTWLSPVEFAKQYSAGRNLAHPDSAMSRHYHVESRMSLTGSNADIRYGVAPSEQGAYVAAVAAAIGREGGHAGPATGALAAAATPSLSPEAARRVETMAAALRAARGRSLVVSDSDDVSVQVAVLALNEALGNTGRTVDLARPSLQKQGSDAEMSLLVDEMRRGEVGVLIVHACNPAYTFARAGEFAEALGKVACAVSMATVPDETARAATWHCPSHHSMEAWGDAEPHAGSYSLFQPTIRPLYRTRAFEDNLLKWQGKGERFHSYLRRHWQTRLFPRQREFATFDAFWDGMLQRGYLELAASPPPPAPRLRAEAAAALREIAGRPMAASGLELEVYEPVALRDGSDANNPWLQELPDPLTKITWDNYAAISPALAREKGIEDGQWVTVRGSAGSARAPSVVLPAHIQPGQHPRTVSIALGYGRKQAGPVGSGVGVNAYPLVAMQGPRRSRRGIAIEIAATDGPDGRVHPFARTQIHDTMDERPLVRQATYAEFRKGLHPESFSEEEKRADLWDRHEYPEYQWSMAIDLTRCVGCSACVTACDIENNVPVVGPKEVARQREMHWMRIDRYYTGGNDDPGVLYEPLMCQHCDNASCETVCPVLATEHDNQGLNVQVYNRCVGTRYCANNCPYKVRRFNWFNNIKNDPTRSLALNPDVTVRSRGVMEKCSLCIQRIQAARIKARTEGRLVRDGEVKTACEQSCPADAIVFGNLKDPNSRVSRQGATERSFRLLEELNRRPAVCYMAKVRNTEDEA
- a CDS encoding DUF3341 domain-containing protein, which produces MSSTVSDLPPGAATSQHHGAPSLVDGDKTHGQVTADIAGLVGNRPGPVWWVAFLASVGAFAVGAAAIAYEMINGIGAWGLNRTVGWGFGITNFVFWIGIGHAGTLISAVLFLFRQRWRTSINRAAEAMTIFAVMCAATFPLIHLGRPWYFYWILPYPNNRGSLWVNFRSPLLWDFFAISTYFTISLVFWYIGMIPDLATLRDRSRHPVPKRIFGILSNGWNGSARVWHRYEAIYALLAILATPLVVSVHSIVSMDFATAVVPGWHATIFPPYFVVGAIFSGFAMVLALLLITRRVMKLEAYITPLHLNWMCKIMLLASVVMGASYGIEFFCAWYSGNQYELATFMNRAFGYYAWAYWTMISCNVVIPQALWFSRVRRSPLLMGIVCVVITTGMWFERFVIIVTSLHHDFLPSAWTNYLPTSNEVMILVGMFGLFFALFLLFTRALPIVAIAEIKGVLGHDRPNEALARLTHAVVGQRTGDASQDGGHGPSAVASSHGDGAGELRRPVGPRGTHRRSRRSRRLFGTERYCIGYFPDEHELLRATEEASRRGYDVLDAFAPYPVHGLPEAMGLGASRLAWIGAWAGAAGLVLGLTLQAWTSSVDWPLRVGGQPFNAWPVFLPVTFELTVLFAGIIGVIALFARTRMWPGNRKPRLRRVTDDRFALALLEVDASMDLEEMKQMLRTHGAVEVHEGDDLA